The following are encoded together in the Planctobacterium marinum genome:
- a CDS encoding MalY/PatB family protein produces the protein MPYTLSDFDIRTDRSDTYSLKWQKYEGKDILPMWVADTEFKCAQPILDAIKSRTDHGLLGYHLPARYEPANEAVCRWLQKQHNWQIKPEWIVWTPGVVPAFNVACQAYCQPGDKVIVQTPNYPPLLAAPGINKLERVDIPTIIENERWTIDLNALEDAAKDPACKLFIVCNPGNPAGTVFTQQELTEIARICEQNQLLLISDEIHCDLVLDENARHLPAGANPALENNSVTLMAASKTFNVAGLGTSFAIIPDAKLRARFNKAMMGIVPWVTILGLVATETAFTECDQWYDTLLQYLKGNRQYLYQQINKIEGLNMLLPQATFLAWIDGSGLGVELPQTWAESKGVGPSPGADFADPDFFRINFGCPKSMLEETIARLNR, from the coding sequence ATGCCCTACACCTTATCCGACTTTGACATCAGAACTGATCGCAGTGACACCTATTCTTTAAAATGGCAAAAGTATGAAGGCAAAGACATTTTGCCCATGTGGGTAGCCGATACAGAATTTAAATGCGCTCAGCCTATTTTGGATGCCATTAAATCTCGCACTGATCACGGCTTACTGGGCTATCATTTGCCTGCCCGCTATGAGCCAGCCAATGAAGCTGTATGCCGTTGGTTGCAAAAGCAACACAACTGGCAAATAAAACCGGAATGGATAGTATGGACGCCCGGCGTGGTGCCCGCCTTCAACGTCGCCTGTCAAGCCTACTGCCAGCCCGGCGATAAAGTGATAGTGCAAACGCCTAATTACCCGCCGTTGTTGGCAGCGCCCGGGATCAATAAGTTAGAACGGGTAGATATTCCCACTATCATAGAAAACGAGCGCTGGACCATTGACCTCAATGCCCTTGAAGATGCGGCAAAAGATCCCGCTTGTAAGTTATTTATCGTATGTAACCCCGGCAACCCAGCTGGCACGGTCTTTACACAACAGGAACTGACAGAAATTGCCCGGATCTGTGAACAGAACCAGCTGTTATTAATCTCCGATGAGATTCACTGTGATCTGGTGTTGGATGAAAATGCCAGACACCTGCCAGCAGGCGCAAATCCAGCCCTTGAAAATAACAGTGTAACTTTGATGGCGGCCAGCAAAACCTTTAACGTAGCTGGCCTTGGTACGTCATTTGCCATTATTCCTGATGCAAAATTACGAGCAAGATTTAATAAAGCCATGATGGGCATCGTGCCTTGGGTAACCATACTGGGCCTGGTGGCTACCGAAACCGCCTTTACAGAGTGTGATCAATGGTACGACACCTTGCTTCAATACCTTAAAGGTAACCGTCAGTACCTGTACCAGCAAATAAACAAAATAGAAGGTCTGAATATGCTGTTGCCCCAGGCCACGTTCCTGGCCTGGATTGACGGCAGCGGACTCGGTGTCGAATTGCCACAGACCTGGGCGGAGAGTAAAGGTGTCGGTCCATCACCCGGCGCAGACTTCGCTGATCCTGACTTCTTCAGAATTAACTTTGGTTGCCCTAAAAGTATGCTGGAAGAAACCATCGCTCGTTTAAACAGATAA
- a CDS encoding SixA phosphatase family protein — MTPYSQYITLLFSTVLISLLLAQPVTARYEHIRDADVYLVRHMEKQRNGSKDPQLTEKGWVQAKKLRDALKDRGIQVIYSSDYQRTQQTAEPLATALGLTVKLYDPKNLAPLAESIQASGLKTLVVGHSNTTPELAWRLTGQPQPDIDEGEYNWTLYAINKGSFSLGPVDQHVEWKKPELAKIEVNKERLHSFESQFNMLFSGQKTGTATQTVKVQDNQILLTEVTRNKKFNVDATIKAVAKKEDLLPIAMRLTGSMGRAADINMEWREEGPNNNFRAIYGYSDIPRAVYKRQGRQSIENTLGLTSIERTTAIMTVPFWDNDKAFTFKWYDTYQFAERKIQYIPLGKENVTVPAGSFDTYKVKLSGGAPSQIFYISNEDKPKVVKIEVLHMPWVYELAQYKTL; from the coding sequence ATGACTCCGTACTCGCAATATATCACTCTGCTGTTCTCTACCGTACTCATTTCTTTGCTGTTGGCACAGCCAGTCACTGCCCGATATGAACATATAAGAGACGCCGATGTTTATCTGGTGCGACATATGGAAAAACAACGAAATGGCAGCAAAGATCCACAACTTACGGAAAAAGGCTGGGTGCAAGCCAAGAAGTTACGGGACGCTCTGAAGGATAGGGGCATTCAAGTTATCTATAGCTCAGATTATCAGCGTACTCAACAAACCGCAGAGCCGCTGGCAACGGCGTTGGGATTAACCGTGAAGCTCTATGATCCCAAAAACTTAGCGCCGTTAGCAGAGTCGATACAAGCATCTGGTTTAAAAACTCTGGTAGTGGGTCACAGTAATACCACGCCAGAATTGGCCTGGCGACTAACCGGGCAACCACAACCAGACATTGATGAGGGTGAATACAACTGGACTTTGTATGCCATCAATAAAGGCAGCTTTTCCCTCGGCCCGGTGGATCAGCATGTTGAGTGGAAAAAACCGGAACTGGCTAAAATTGAGGTTAATAAAGAAAGGCTACACAGCTTTGAGTCACAATTCAACATGCTGTTTTCCGGGCAAAAAACCGGCACAGCGACACAAACAGTGAAGGTCCAGGATAATCAAATTTTACTCACCGAAGTCACCCGCAATAAAAAATTCAATGTGGATGCCACAATAAAAGCAGTAGCCAAAAAAGAGGATTTGTTACCCATTGCCATGCGCCTGACGGGCTCAATGGGCAGAGCAGCAGACATTAACATGGAATGGCGGGAAGAGGGTCCAAACAATAATTTCAGAGCAATTTACGGTTATTCTGATATCCCTCGCGCAGTCTACAAGCGACAAGGGCGACAAAGCATCGAAAATACGCTAGGGCTGACCTCAATCGAACGCACCACAGCCATCATGACAGTGCCATTTTGGGACAATGACAAAGCCTTCACTTTTAAATGGTACGATACCTATCAGTTCGCAGAAAGAAAGATCCAATATATTCCTTTGGGTAAAGAAAACGTGACGGTGCCAGCAGGTAGCTTTGATACATACAAGGTCAAACTATCCGGCGGTGCACCTTCTCAGATTTTCTATATCAGTAATGAAGACAAGCCCAAAGTGGTCAAAATTGAGGTATTACACATGCCATGGGTCTATGAACTAGCCCAGTACAAAACACTTTAG
- a CDS encoding UPF0149 family protein has protein sequence MLQPDSLKALEQFYQWQNNAEIFQSPVYIRGLLFAVCASPDIPMPEQWFPWVVKTGGEINSQQVDKVANILMQLLKEQLQAMRDNKINLPADCHFNPKPESNDNLTSWMQGLVVGHGLLEKVWQEAWQAMMNAEPEASEQFSKRLTRCLKMFTTFADTDMAAKQAQERNTEDFEQKLPILAKSLSSTLQEYVKLSGELVDFLPQQFDTFQKNMPGH, from the coding sequence ATGCTACAACCCGACAGCCTCAAAGCACTGGAACAATTTTACCAGTGGCAAAACAACGCTGAGATTTTTCAATCGCCGGTCTATATCCGGGGACTTTTGTTTGCCGTATGTGCCAGCCCGGATATCCCCATGCCCGAACAATGGTTCCCATGGGTGGTTAAAACCGGAGGAGAAATCAACTCTCAGCAGGTGGATAAAGTCGCCAACATCCTCATGCAACTGCTAAAAGAACAGTTACAGGCTATGCGCGACAATAAAATCAACCTGCCCGCCGACTGTCACTTTAATCCGAAGCCGGAGAGTAACGACAATTTAACATCGTGGATGCAGGGGCTTGTGGTCGGACACGGTTTATTGGAAAAAGTCTGGCAAGAAGCATGGCAGGCGATGATGAACGCTGAGCCTGAGGCATCGGAACAATTTTCCAAACGTCTGACCCGCTGCCTGAAAATGTTTACCACTTTTGCTGATACCGACATGGCCGCTAAACAGGCACAGGAGCGAAATACTGAAGACTTTGAGCAGAAGTTACCCATACTGGCAAAATCACTCTCCAGCACGCTTCAGGAATACGTGAAGCTATCAGGGGAGCTGGTTGACTTTCTACCCCAGCAGTTTGATACCTTTCAAAAAAATATGCCGGGCCATTAA
- a CDS encoding S41 family peptidase: protein MFPDKISAVEQALAAQLHNRQFAENKPFGMFKIELEQLLVSITGDSNFELHFNNADLTFSNTTTLDGFPDSYIIETEILPGNVGYLNLQGNFLDLKALPDIQYAMTQFTSSKALLVDIRQSGEANLPLVQKLLSYWLAPDTIISELQLNDASQSLHNIPLESPLHYNRRGKTWLLTSPFVLGTWELFAYTLQQQGMAKVVGMDTMGLAILTKQVRLSKHTRITLAHAIPTDPVSGKNWYQTGVSPDYFVEMENALEVAHDLAVQADSD from the coding sequence GTGTTTCCTGATAAAATCAGCGCTGTTGAACAAGCACTGGCCGCTCAACTCCATAATCGTCAATTTGCTGAGAACAAACCGTTCGGCATGTTCAAAATTGAACTGGAGCAACTGCTGGTCTCCATCACAGGAGACAGTAACTTTGAACTGCACTTCAACAACGCAGATTTAACCTTCTCGAATACGACGACCCTGGATGGCTTTCCCGATAGCTACATCATCGAAACTGAAATATTACCGGGCAATGTAGGTTACTTAAATCTGCAAGGCAATTTCCTGGATTTAAAAGCACTACCCGACATCCAGTACGCCATGACACAGTTTACATCCAGCAAAGCGCTGTTAGTGGATATACGCCAAAGCGGTGAAGCTAACTTGCCATTAGTGCAAAAATTGTTAAGTTATTGGTTAGCACCCGACACCATTATTAGTGAGCTACAACTCAATGACGCAAGTCAAAGCTTACACAACATTCCTTTAGAAAGTCCTTTGCATTACAATCGACGAGGGAAAACCTGGCTACTGACCTCACCTTTTGTTTTAGGTACCTGGGAGCTTTTTGCCTATACCTTACAACAGCAAGGTATGGCAAAAGTAGTGGGAATGGATACTATGGGATTAGCCATACTCACCAAACAGGTGCGCTTAAGTAAACACACACGTATCACCTTGGCCCATGCCATTCCCACGGACCCAGTCAGTGGCAAGAACTGGTATCAGACGGGGGTTAGCCCGGATTATTTTGTCGAGATGGAAAATGCGCTTGAGGTGGCACACGACCTGGCAGTGCAGGCCGATTCAGATTGA
- the folE gene encoding GTP cyclohydrolase I FolE, whose amino-acid sequence MADNPAQSQIAQHYNDIIQLLGEDVTRDGLLDTPKRAAKAMQALTSGYEKSLDEVVNGAIFESDTDEMVVVQGIEFYSLCEHHLLPFIGTCNIAYLPENKVLGLSKFARIVDMFARRLQIQEGLTKQIAEAIQEVTGAKGVGVIMEAKHMCMMMRGVQKQNSSMVTSVMLGNFRSSQATRDEFLRLIGK is encoded by the coding sequence ATGGCAGATAATCCGGCCCAATCTCAAATCGCGCAGCATTACAACGATATCATTCAATTATTGGGTGAAGATGTCACGCGAGATGGCTTGCTGGATACCCCTAAACGCGCGGCTAAAGCCATGCAGGCACTAACATCTGGCTACGAAAAAAGTCTGGACGAAGTGGTTAATGGTGCGATTTTCGAATCCGATACTGACGAGATGGTGGTAGTACAAGGCATAGAGTTTTACTCCCTGTGTGAGCACCATTTGTTGCCCTTTATTGGCACCTGTAACATCGCTTATTTGCCCGAAAATAAAGTGCTGGGTTTATCCAAGTTTGCCCGTATCGTCGACATGTTCGCCCGACGTCTGCAGATTCAGGAAGGGCTTACCAAACAAATTGCTGAAGCTATTCAAGAGGTTACCGGCGCTAAGGGCGTTGGCGTGATCATGGAGGCCAAGCACATGTGTATGATGATGCGCGGTGTGCAAAAGCAAAATTCCTCCATGGTGACGTCTGTAATGCTGGGGAACTTCCGCAGTTCACAGGCTACCCGAGACGAGTTCTTACGACTTATCGGCAAGTAA
- a CDS encoding efflux RND transporter permease subunit, producing the protein MILSDLSVKRPVFATVVNALLLIFGLVAFNLLALREYPDIDPPIVSINTTYPGASATIIESRITQLIEDRISGIEGIKNITSNSRNGRSSISIEFELSRDIDAAANDVRERVSRVLNNLPDQADPPEVFKSDSDENVIVWYNLRSDNLSVLELTDYANRFIVDRLSTANGVARVRVGGGRDYAMKVWLDRNAMAARGITVSDVERVIRSENVELPAGEVESLDRNMEVRVARTFLTEDDFANLTIAQGLDGYLVKLKDIADVELTAEDDETEFRGNGKNMVGLGIVKQSKANTLEVARSAKQAIESIQQSLPENIIIVPSYDSSIFIAESIEEVYNTLGIAMLMVVLVIYLFLGNIRATFIPAITVPISLVAAFTVMLALGFSINLLTLLALVLAIGLVVDDAIVVLENIYRRIELGEPPLLAAYRGAREVGFAVIATTLVLISVFVPLVFLEGNIGRLFTEFALAIAAAVAFSSFTALTLSPMLGSKILQKRERNSGFGTWVDNRFSGLERAYARVLDNTLHQPLVTGLLIIGSLLAIYGLLQKIPSEFVPREDRGNFFVLMQAAEGASFESNAANLEKIEAILLPYIENGESDRVLVRTPGFGGSAGIAIVGAVPWEQRQRSTFELMREISGKLADIPDVRAFAVMRSSLGGRGLGRPVQFVLQGDTYEDLVRYRNIVMEKAAENENLLRLDSDYKETLPQLLVNIDRERAADLGVSIGDIGRTLETMLGQRRASTFLDRGEEYDVILEGKDEDYRSPDSIENIYVRSSTSGSLIPLDNLVNVSEQATSAQLNRYNRMRSITISANLAEGYTLGEALDYLRTVVKQELPEGVSIDYRGESQLYQDSGNSVLFIFILALVITYLVLAAQFESFVHPWVILLTVPLALVGGLAGLWLAGLSINIYSQIGLVMLIGLAAKNGILIVEFANQLRDAGHEFEAALKRASTQRLRPIVMTGFTTLFSAIPLVIATGPGSESRMVIGMVIFAGVAVSAFMTLFIVPTAYYYLAKNTGSPQMLAHQIDEMEDSIPYKKGGEI; encoded by the coding sequence ATGATCCTCTCGGATTTATCAGTAAAACGTCCGGTATTCGCCACCGTCGTAAACGCATTATTGTTAATTTTTGGTTTGGTGGCTTTTAATCTGTTGGCGCTGCGGGAATATCCCGATATCGATCCGCCCATCGTCTCCATAAACACTACCTATCCGGGGGCATCTGCCACCATTATTGAATCGCGTATTACTCAGCTCATTGAAGACAGAATTAGTGGCATTGAGGGGATTAAAAACATTACCTCGAATAGCCGCAATGGTCGCTCCAGTATCAGCATTGAGTTTGAATTATCAAGAGACATTGATGCCGCAGCCAATGACGTGCGAGAGCGGGTAAGCCGAGTATTAAATAACTTACCGGATCAGGCCGATCCACCAGAAGTGTTTAAGAGTGATTCCGATGAGAACGTGATTGTCTGGTACAACTTAAGAAGTGACAACTTGTCGGTACTGGAGCTCACGGACTACGCCAATCGCTTTATCGTAGATCGATTGTCCACTGCCAACGGGGTAGCACGGGTCAGAGTGGGCGGCGGGCGAGACTATGCCATGAAAGTTTGGTTGGATCGCAATGCGATGGCGGCCAGAGGGATCACGGTAAGTGATGTAGAGCGGGTGATCCGCTCTGAAAATGTGGAATTACCGGCCGGTGAAGTGGAATCCCTGGATCGCAATATGGAAGTTCGGGTAGCTCGAACCTTTTTGACCGAAGACGACTTTGCCAATTTAACCATCGCACAAGGCCTGGATGGATACCTGGTAAAATTAAAAGACATCGCCGATGTGGAATTGACCGCCGAGGACGATGAAACTGAATTTCGTGGCAACGGTAAAAATATGGTGGGTCTGGGTATTGTTAAACAATCCAAGGCCAATACCTTAGAGGTGGCACGCTCGGCGAAACAAGCGATTGAGTCTATCCAACAAAGCCTGCCGGAAAACATCATTATTGTTCCCAGCTATGACTCGTCCATATTCATCGCAGAATCCATAGAAGAAGTTTATAACACCTTGGGCATTGCCATGTTGATGGTGGTGCTGGTGATCTATCTGTTTCTGGGCAATATCAGAGCCACCTTTATTCCCGCTATTACTGTGCCTATATCGCTAGTGGCCGCCTTTACCGTGATGCTGGCATTGGGCTTTTCTATCAATCTCCTGACTTTATTGGCTTTAGTGCTAGCAATTGGTCTGGTGGTGGACGACGCCATTGTGGTACTGGAGAACATTTATCGCCGTATCGAATTAGGAGAGCCACCGCTTCTGGCGGCCTATCGTGGTGCTCGCGAAGTGGGCTTTGCTGTTATTGCCACCACTTTAGTTTTGATCTCGGTCTTTGTGCCACTGGTGTTTCTGGAGGGCAATATTGGTCGCTTGTTTACTGAATTTGCGCTCGCAATTGCTGCTGCCGTGGCCTTTTCCAGCTTTACAGCACTAACACTTTCTCCCATGTTAGGCTCTAAAATTTTGCAAAAAAGAGAGCGCAACAGTGGTTTTGGCACTTGGGTAGACAATCGCTTTTCTGGCTTGGAGCGTGCCTATGCTCGGGTACTAGACAATACCCTTCATCAACCCCTGGTGACAGGGTTATTAATCATAGGAAGTTTATTAGCCATTTATGGCTTGCTGCAAAAGATCCCCAGCGAATTTGTGCCCAGAGAAGACAGAGGCAATTTTTTTGTATTGATGCAAGCGGCAGAGGGCGCAAGTTTTGAAAGCAATGCTGCCAACCTTGAAAAGATAGAAGCTATCTTGCTGCCGTACATTGAAAATGGCGAGTCGGACCGAGTGCTTGTACGTACGCCGGGGTTTGGTGGCTCTGCGGGTATTGCCATTGTGGGAGCGGTCCCCTGGGAGCAGCGGCAACGCTCTACATTTGAGCTGATGCGGGAAATCAGCGGCAAGCTTGCAGATATTCCCGATGTTAGAGCCTTTGCTGTGATGCGCAGCAGTTTGGGAGGCCGAGGCTTGGGGAGACCTGTGCAGTTTGTATTGCAGGGGGATACTTACGAAGATCTGGTGCGTTACCGCAATATTGTAATGGAAAAGGCCGCAGAAAATGAAAACTTATTGCGTCTGGACTCCGATTACAAAGAAACCCTGCCGCAACTGCTGGTAAACATTGATCGAGAAAGAGCGGCGGATTTAGGCGTGTCTATTGGAGACATTGGCCGCACTCTGGAAACTATGTTAGGACAGCGTCGTGCCTCGACTTTTCTCGACCGGGGTGAGGAATACGATGTCATTTTAGAGGGTAAAGACGAAGACTATCGCAGTCCGGATAGTATCGAGAACATTTATGTCCGCTCTTCCACCAGTGGCAGTCTTATTCCGCTGGATAACCTGGTCAATGTCAGCGAGCAAGCCACCTCTGCTCAGCTCAATCGCTACAACCGCATGCGCAGCATCACTATCAGCGCTAACCTTGCAGAGGGCTATACTTTAGGGGAAGCACTGGACTATCTGCGCACTGTGGTAAAGCAGGAATTGCCTGAAGGGGTGAGCATTGATTATCGAGGCGAATCTCAGTTGTACCAAGATTCCGGAAATTCGGTATTGTTTATTTTTATCCTGGCCTTGGTGATTACTTACTTAGTGCTGGCGGCACAGTTTGAGAGCTTTGTGCACCCTTGGGTGATCCTGTTAACTGTACCTCTTGCGCTGGTAGGTGGGCTTGCGGGGCTATGGTTAGCGGGGCTCAGTATCAATATATACAGTCAAATCGGACTGGTAATGCTCATTGGGCTTGCGGCTAAAAACGGGATTTTGATTGTGGAGTTTGCCAATCAACTCAGAGATGCCGGTCATGAATTTGAAGCAGCACTAAAGCGGGCTTCCACCCAACGCCTGCGTCCAATTGTTATGACCGGATTTACCACCTTGTTCAGTGCCATTCCTCTGGTTATCGCCACCGGCCCCGGTTCGGAAAGTCGTATGGTGATTGGTATGGTGATTTTTGCTGGTGTGGCGGTTTCAGCCTTTATGACACTGTTTATCGTGCCAACTGCCTATTATTACCTGGCGAAAAATACAGGCTCACCGCAAATGCTGGCGCATCAAATAGATGAGATGGAAGACAGCATTCCCTACAAAAAAGGCGGCGAAATCTAA
- a CDS encoding efflux RND transporter periplasmic adaptor subunit, translated as MAQQFKISPLIFAILLLAGLLVWLYMPVEQQQQRRGGGDIPVVAQTVELQPFAQVVEALGTANANEAIVVTAQETDKIEALLFDDGDLVTQGQLLVRMNTKEEQARLNELKINLAEAQRQLKRVKNLAKENAASEQLLDEREAEVDALVAQIDIAEAQIADREIRAPFAGLLGVRQVSEGALVRPGDQISTLDDIQTLKVDFSVAERHLPSVRLKQKVAATSVAYPGRVFEGEISHIDSRVDAATRAIRVRARINNSELLLRPGMLLQILVQKSVSESLVVDESALVPIDDKQFVFVIEDGKARKVEVQIGVRKPGQVQIIGGLSSGQQVVVEGTLRLQDGTSVRVVEG; from the coding sequence ATGGCTCAACAATTTAAAATTTCTCCTTTGATTTTCGCGATACTGTTATTAGCGGGTTTACTTGTCTGGTTATACATGCCCGTAGAGCAACAGCAACAGCGGCGAGGTGGTGGAGACATACCAGTTGTGGCTCAGACTGTTGAGTTACAACCCTTTGCCCAAGTGGTCGAGGCGTTAGGGACGGCAAATGCCAATGAGGCTATTGTGGTGACTGCACAGGAAACCGATAAGATTGAAGCGTTACTGTTTGATGATGGTGACCTTGTAACCCAAGGCCAGTTGCTGGTGCGCATGAATACCAAAGAAGAGCAAGCTCGACTAAACGAATTAAAAATCAATTTGGCAGAGGCGCAACGGCAGCTTAAAAGAGTTAAGAATCTGGCAAAAGAAAATGCCGCTTCTGAGCAACTATTGGATGAACGAGAAGCGGAAGTTGATGCGCTGGTGGCACAAATTGACATTGCTGAAGCACAAATTGCAGATCGGGAAATCCGCGCTCCTTTCGCGGGTTTATTGGGAGTAAGACAAGTCAGTGAAGGTGCTCTGGTAAGACCCGGAGACCAAATTTCTACCTTAGATGACATTCAGACCTTGAAAGTAGATTTTAGTGTGGCGGAGCGTCATCTACCCAGCGTGCGTTTAAAACAAAAGGTGGCCGCAACATCTGTCGCGTATCCTGGTAGGGTGTTTGAAGGGGAAATCTCCCATATAGATTCTAGAGTGGATGCGGCGACTCGTGCCATTAGAGTCAGAGCAAGGATCAATAACTCAGAACTTTTGTTGAGGCCCGGAATGTTATTGCAGATCCTGGTGCAAAAAAGTGTCAGTGAGTCTTTGGTAGTAGATGAGTCAGCATTAGTACCTATTGACGACAAACAGTTTGTATTTGTTATCGAAGACGGCAAAGCCCGTAAGGTTGAAGTGCAAATAGGCGTGCGTAAACCCGGTCAGGTTCAAATTATTGGTGGGCTATCCAGTGGCCAGCAAGTGGTTGTTGAAGGCACGCTGCGCTTGCAGGATGGTACTTCAGTGCGCGTGGTGGAGGGTTAA
- a CDS encoding DUF2982 domain-containing protein → MTELQHDKEDSETINIRPVAKRNGLTSLVIGAGLFFVAIAMFKLLPNDLNIFAIAVTSAAIVMLLLGYLKMREPEHSLSISKEQIHYQHRNGHWQLAWQNIQRIDIPKVSLGLEQKNLTLVGIRAKNYGPILERISPRLMTHLLMEQRPLLLQVGNKDCATGNCYGEGLLEDDVFKDSDGKVYNGVQAMFANRMQRLRTGLGYDLYINSAELDRSAEEFADLLRSCQRSLLS, encoded by the coding sequence ATGACAGAACTGCAGCATGACAAAGAAGATTCTGAAACCATAAACATTCGCCCCGTTGCGAAACGCAATGGCCTCACCAGCTTGGTGATCGGCGCTGGTTTGTTTTTTGTCGCAATAGCCATGTTCAAGCTGTTGCCGAACGACTTAAACATATTCGCCATTGCCGTCACTTCAGCAGCAATCGTCATGCTGCTATTAGGTTACCTCAAAATGCGCGAACCAGAACACAGTCTGTCGATTTCTAAAGAACAGATCCACTATCAGCATCGCAATGGTCACTGGCAGCTGGCGTGGCAGAATATACAACGCATTGATATACCCAAAGTCAGCCTTGGCTTAGAGCAAAAAAACTTGACCTTAGTGGGTATACGCGCCAAAAACTACGGTCCCATATTAGAGAGGATCTCTCCGCGCTTGATGACCCATCTGTTAATGGAACAACGACCACTGCTACTGCAAGTTGGCAACAAAGATTGCGCAACCGGTAACTGCTACGGCGAAGGCTTGCTGGAGGATGATGTGTTCAAAGACAGTGATGGCAAAGTCTACAACGGGGTACAGGCCATGTTCGCAAACCGCATGCAAAGACTGCGTACTGGCTTAGGATACGATCTCTACATCAACAGCGCTGAACTTGATCGCAGCGCTGAAGAGTTTGCCGATTTATTGCGCTCTTGCCAGCGTAGTTTGTTGAGCTAG